The following are encoded together in the Pedobacter steynii genome:
- a CDS encoding sensor histidine kinase: protein MEEIYATIIITSIILIILCLGIVFAIVNYKVKQRIFLQEKKTMQEDFENQLMKSQIEVQEMTFDELGKELHDNVGQLLSSTKMLLGVTQRSLTDIPETLNLAEETLGKAINELRALTKSLDKEWLERFDLITNLETEINRINVAKTVCISFMHCGKLPIDTQKQIILFRIIQEALQNAIKHADAANISINITVSSNTISLRIYDDGKGFEMQSTDTGLGIRNMQHRTALLGGTINWDLSATGSRVNIQLPIKENDHEN from the coding sequence ATGGAAGAAATCTACGCCACAATAATCATCACTTCAATAATTCTTATCATCCTGTGTCTGGGAATCGTATTTGCTATTGTAAATTATAAAGTGAAGCAACGGATATTCCTTCAGGAAAAGAAAACCATGCAGGAAGACTTCGAAAACCAATTGATGAAATCCCAGATAGAAGTTCAGGAAATGACATTTGATGAATTAGGCAAGGAATTGCATGACAACGTAGGACAGCTATTGAGCAGCACAAAGATGCTACTGGGCGTCACTCAAAGAAGCCTGACCGATATCCCTGAGACTTTAAACCTTGCAGAAGAAACCTTAGGTAAAGCCATTAACGAACTTCGAGCCCTTACAAAATCACTGGATAAAGAATGGTTGGAACGATTTGATCTGATTACCAATCTGGAGACTGAAATAAACCGGATTAACGTGGCAAAGACGGTCTGCATCAGTTTTATGCATTGCGGCAAACTACCTATAGATACTCAAAAACAAATCATTCTTTTCCGCATCATTCAGGAGGCGCTTCAAAATGCCATAAAACATGCTGATGCAGCAAATATCAGTATAAACATTACTGTGAGCTCCAATACGATCAGCTTAAGAATTTACGATGATGGAAAAGGTTTTGAAATGCAATCAACGGATACCGGCCTCGGTATACGAAATATGCAACACCGTACCGCTTTATTGGGAGGAACCATTAACTGGGACCTGTCTGCAACCGGCTCCAGGGTAAATATACAATTACCAATTAAAGAGAACGACCATGAAAATTAG